The genomic stretch CATCTCGCCGCCGGCACCTGGTACGGGAAAGCGGGAGGAGAACGCGCCTGCCGGGCCGAACTCGAAGGGAGCGCCCAGCGCGTCGCCCACAGCCGAGCCGACGACCGCGCCAACGGCACGCTGCACAAGATTCACATCCACAGGCTACTTAGCTTGGCGGTGTCGGCCTGCTGGGCGCTTCGCGATGGTCTGATCGCACACGAGCTGAACCAGGGAGTCGGCGGACGCCGGGATGCTTCTTGCACAGCGTCTCAGGGCGCAGCGATTGCCACGTCTGAAAAGCGGACAGTCATTCTCGACGTGAGTGCTGGTTACTCCGTTCTGGTCATAGCGCATTCGAGGTGGGATCAGGTCGTTATCGGGGTCGAGGAGGGGCGTCTATGGGACGCACCAGTCCGCTGGCGGGAGTCGACGGCGAGGAGATTTGATGGCTTCCTCTCCGCACATCCGAGACCACGGGGAGAACAAGCGCGCGCTCGTCGGCTTGCCTATGAAGGCTGCGCTGCCAAGCGGACACAGGCCGGGCATGCCCGAGTCGCCCTGGGCGAGAACGGCATCGACCAGTCGCAGATCGGCAGTGGATGGACTGGCTTCCCGCAGAGGCTCGTCCTGCTGCCAGCTTGTACGGCATGCTGCACGGCGTTCCGTTTGAGGCTGGATAGTCCCAGTCGGTAGCCGTCTTCGAGGTTCACTGGCCCGGCGTCCACCGTGTACACCAGCAGGTCATCCCAGTGGATGGGCCATCGTCGTGCTCCGCCGAGCAGTTCGCTTGGCTCGCCGTCGAGTTCCACGAGTGCCAGCGTGCCATTGCGCAGGATGCTCACCACCTTGCCGCGTTGTCCAATGAGCCAAGAGGCGAAAGCCCGTGTCCTGGCCGGACTATGGAGTATGTCCACGATCTTGACGCGGCCGCCGGTGGTGCTGCCAGCCGTTGTCATGGGAGGTTTCCTGCTGGTGAAGCGCTGGTGGCGGATGCCATGTCGCTGATCGTCGGGGAGAGCGGGTGGTTGGCGCGGAGATCGGCGTACCGGAAGGCGACGCGACGGGCGGCTCGTCCAGGTTCGATGGCCGGATGCCAGGCGTAGACAGCGCGTTTGCGCTCGGGGTCCCAGCCGGTACGCCACCAGAAGCGGTAGCCGTCGCACCACACCACCAGCCTCACCCAGACCGACACCAACGCGAGCCCGTAACCGTCGTGTACGTCTGCGGCGATGCCCTCCTGCGCGAGAGCCTGTCGCAGCGACTCGGCGTGAAGCCGTTGCGTGGTGTCCTCTGCTGGATCGGTGCGCGTCGAAACTTGTGAAGGATTCATCACGTCAAGCAAAGCGGTCCCGCTCTTGCCGGGCACGATGACAATAGGAGACAGCCGAGGACACTCCGTATCCGCGAATATCCGGAGGTGAACGATGGGCACCCAAGGAACACCGCCCCCGTGGGCCGTACGGCTCCGGGTCCAGCGCAAGGCCGAGGTCGGCACCGTCGCGGACATGGCCAGACGGCTCAAGGGAGTGGCGGACGGTCCGCTGCCCACCGTGGGAGATCTGACACGGATGATCCGAGGGTGGGAGCGAGGCGACCACTACCCCAGCGAGCGCTACCGCCTCCTGTACGCTCGCGCGCTGAACGCGACAGAGGCCGACCTGTTCGACCTGGATGAGCGACCCAGTGTTCCTGTTCCCGCGTTGCCTCTGGAGAGCGTCGCCCCTGACCTGGATCTCTATGAGCGCATTACCCGTACGCTCCAAGATCCTCGCCGCGTTGACCAGGGCACCGTGGACTGGCTTGCCACCTGCCTGGCCGAACATCGCAAGGTCGAGGACACCATCGGCTCGCGCCCCCTCTTGGGCATCGTTCGGCAGCAACTCGGCATCGTGGTCGAGCTGGCGCAGAGTGCGCGAGGCGGCATCGCCGACACCGTGGTGGATCTGGCCGCGCAGTACGCCCAGTTCGTTGCGTGGATGTCACTCGACATCGACGACCAGGCCGCCGCTCTTGCCTGGTATGACCGCGCCCACGACTGGGCGCTGGAGATCGGCGACGTCAATATGGCCACCACCACGCTCAGCATGAAGGCCCACCAGGCGTGGAGCGCGGGCAACGCCCGCAGAACCGTCCGACTGGCCGAAGCCGCGCGCTGGCACGACGGACGGGTGACTCCCGGTGTGCGCGGCATGGCCACCCAGATGGCCGCGCGAGGGCACGCGCTGGCAGGGGAGGCCCGTCCGGCCCGCACGCTGCTGGACGAGGCCGAAGCCCTCATCCGTCGAGCCGCCGAGCACGCCGACGACGAACCGGCGTGGATGTACTTCTACGACGAGACGTGGTTCCGACTCCAGCGCGGCATGACGGAACTGCATCTTTCGAACTGGCCCAAGGCCGCCGACTTGCTGACGGCCGGGCTGGCGAGCCTGCCTGCCTCCTACAAGCGCGACCGCGCGTGGTACGGATCATGCCTGGCCAAGGCACACGCCCAGGCCGGAGACGTGGAGACGGCCCTACAAGTCAGTCTGCCCATCGTCGCCGATGCCATTACGCTGAACCGCCACGCCCACAAGGAACTGATCGATGTCGCAGCCCTATTGACTCGACACCCGTCGCGTCAGGCCGCCGCTTTGCTGGATGCTCTTGCTGACGCCAGCCGTACGGATAACTGAGATTGGATTGCTGGGTTGCTGACGTATGAGCACATCGCTGATCGTCTTGTACAGGAGGTACCCGAGTTCAGCTCGGTGCTGCATGGGCATATCACGGACTACCACGAAGTCCTGCCGCACGTCTTGTTCGGAGATCTCACCGGGTTCGTGCTTCACGCCCACCAGCAAGGCGATGAAGAATTGGTCAGGCGCTGCCTGACATTCCTGGCACTAGCCATGAAATCCGCCGATGCCCGCGTGTGCGAGCTCGTCGCCGTATCGTTCGTGGAGAACGTGGGGCCCTGGGATCCGGCGACTGCGGACTTCATCGCCTCCTGGCCGGATGCATTGCGGGATGAGGCAAGCGACCAAGGCTGGCGGAACTATGATCAAGACCCTGGGTGACTAACTGAGTGACAACGACAACGGATCGCACCGTACCCCAGTGGATGAGAGCGGACTGATAGCCCAGGTCAGGGCGGGAATCGGCCATGATCCCGCCCCTCCGTGATGTGCCTGGGGGTCAAGGGGTCGCAGGTTCAAATCCTGTCGTCCCGACGGTGGAACGAGGCCGGTCGCCTTGGGTGAAAGCCCAGGTGGACCGGCCTTTCTGTCTCTTTGGACGATCATGCTGATCATCTAGACCGCCTTCAGTTCGGGACCAGTTTGGGATCAGCCCGTGGTGAGGTGGGCGCTCAGGGCGGTGCTCGCCGCCACGAGGGAGTCGTGGTCCGGGTGGAGATAACCCTGGGTGGTGGTCAGGGAACCGTGGCCGGCGATCTCCCGAAGGACGTGAATCGGGACCCCGGCGTCCGCCATCCAGGTGAGCCCGGTGTGGCGAAGATCGTGCCGACGGAGGTGCTCGTAGCCGAGCTTCGCCACGACCTCGTCCCAGTGCGTCGCGTCCCGCAGGACCGCCGTGGTGATGCGGCCGCCCCTCGGGCCGGTGAACGGCCGGGCGTCGGGGTCGTCGCCCGCGGCGTTCAGACGCCGCAGCACCAGTTCTCGTACCTCGGCGATGATCGGGACCTTCCTGGCCCGCTTGCCCTTGGTCCCCTTGTCTACGAGACCGCCAGGGCTCGGCGTCGTCTGTCTGCGTACCGTCCACGTCCATGTGCCGGTGTCGATGTCCCTGACACGGACTCCCGAGACCTCGCCGATGCGTGCCGCCGTACAGGCGGCGAAGATCACGACTTCTCCCCGGCCTGCGTAGCAATTCATGGAACGTTCCACAAGCGGCAAGTCGCTCCAGCGCCGCCCAGTTGGGCAAGGCGAGCGCCCGAGGGTCGTCCAGTTCGTCCTCGGCCTTCTTGTATTCGCTCTGCCAACCGGTGACCTTGGCCGGACCCTCCCCAGCAGAACATCTATAAACACAGCTGAAACCAAGTCGAAACGGTGGTACTCAACATCACACTGCCGGCCGAGCGCCAGCAGGAGATCCCATGCAGAGCCCGTACGGCAAGTCGCGTCGACGTGGTGACGCTGGCCGAGGAGCTCGACGTGACGATCGAGACGATGCCGCGACTGACGGTCCTGCGAGGCATCCGACGGGGGTGGGACTGCCCCATGAAGGCGGTCACGCCGTTAACTTCACGACTGCGTTCACGCAGGTGGATGGGGTAAAGGGAGGCTTGCCGTGAGGTGCATCAGCCTGGGCCTGCTACTTGTCGAACGCCACCCAGGCGGCCGTGGTGCCGCTCGGCGGCATGGGCGCCCCAAAGCTTGGTCCGCATTCCACCAAACCAGCCAGTTCCGGAGGCATACCCTCTATTGGCTTCCAACAGAAACATGTATAAACACAGCTGAAACCAAATCGAAACGGTGGTAAATCAACATCATGTATGCCGAGGAGCGCCAGCAGGAGATCCTGCGCAGAGCCCGTACGGCAGGCCGCGTCGACGTGGTGACGCTGGCCGAGGAGCTCGACGTGACGACCGAGACGATCCGCCGCGACCTGACCGCGCTGGAGCGGGCGGGGGTGCTGCGCCGGGTGCACGGGGGCGCGATCCCGGTGGAGCTGCTGGGCTTCGAACCGGCGCTGGCCACCCGTGACGAGGTCATGATCACGGAGAAGGAGCGCATCGCCAAGGCCGCCCTGGCGGAGTTGCCCGAGGACGGTTCCGTGATCATCGACGCGGGGACCACTACGGCCCGGCTGGTGCAAATCCTGCCCGCCGACCGGGAGCTCACGGTCGTGGTCAACTCGCCTCCGCTGGCCACCGCGCTGGCCTCGCGCGCCAACCTGCACGTCATCATGCTCGGCGGCAGGGTGCGCGGACTCACCATGGCCACGGTCGACGATTGGGCCCTGCAGCCGCTGGCTCACCTGCATGTGGACGTGGCGTTCATGGCGACCAACGGCTGCTCGGTGGCCAAAGGGCTGACCACGCCGGACCCGGCCGAGGCGGCGATCAAGCGCGCGATGATGAAGGCCACCGAGCGCAGTGTGCTGCTGGCCGACCACACCAAGTTCAACCGCACCTACCTGGCCGGGTTCGCCTCACTGGCGGAGATCGATGTAGTGATCACCGACACCGGCCTGGACGTCGCGCTCGCCGCCGAGCTGTCGGCGGCCGGCCCGGAGGTGGTGCGGGCATGACACGGCCTCCCCTGTCCCGCCCTGGGCGGCGATCGTGATTCTCACGCTGACCCTCAACCCCAGCCTGGACCGGACGATCGAGATCGCCTCGCTCGGCAGGGGCGCCGTGATCAGGGCCGCGGCTGCCCGCCTCGACCCGGGCGGCAAGGGCGTGAACGTCTCCCGCGCCCTGCTGGCCAACCGGATCGCCTCGCGTGCGGTGGTGCCGTTCGGCGGGGACGAGGGCAGGCATCTGGTGCATCTACTCTTCCTCGAGGGCCTCGACATGGTGACCGTGCCGGTGACGGGCGCCACCCGCTCCAACGTCACGCTCGCGGAGCCGGACGGGACCGTCACCAAGATCAACGAGCCGGGCACCGCGCTGTTGCCCGCCGAGCTGGACACTGTCGCCGTGGCGGTGCTGGCCGCCGCGCACTCGGCCGACTGGGTGGTCGCCTCGGGGAGCCTGCCCCCAGGGGTCCCGGCCGACGTCTACGCCCGGCTGTGCCGCAGGTTCGCCGGGGCGGGAATCAACGTCGCCGTCGACACCAGCGGTCCCGCCCTGTCGTACGCGCTCGCCGCGGGCCCCGCGCTCGTCAAGCCGAACCAGGACGAGCTGGCCGCCGCCACCGGCATGCCGCTCGGCTGCGTCGGTGACGTGGTCGAGGCAGCCAAGAAGCTGCGGGCGGCGGGCGCGCGGGCCGTCCTGGCCAGCCTCGGCGCCGACGGCGCCGTCCTCGTCGAACAGGACAGCGTCTGGTACGGCGAAGCCACGGTGACCGAGCCACGCAGCTCGGTCGGCGCGGGCGACGCCATGCTGGCCGGGTTCCTGGCGGCCGGAGCTCGGGGCGTACCAGCCCTGCTCGAGGCGCTGGCCTGGGGCGCCGCCGCCGTGTCGCTGACCGGCAGCCGCATGCCCGGCCCGGCGCACATCCGTCGCGAGGGCGTCACGATCGGCCCGCCCGATCTGGCCCGACGGCTACGGGCCCCCACCGACCCACCCCCGCCGCCATCCCACTCCGACCTCGTCTAGAAGGAGGAGGTCCCATGGCCGACACTTACACACCTCCGGTCACCGGAACCGGCGTCAAGGCCACCATCCAGCGCATCGGCGGCCACCTGGCCGGAATGATCATGCCGAACATCGGCGCGTTCATCGCCTGGGGCCTGATCACGGCGCTGTTCATCCCGACTGGCTGGCTGCCGAACGAGGACCTCGCGAAGATGGTCGGCCCGATCATCTCGACCCTGCTGCCGGTCCTCATCGCCTATACCGGCGGCCGGATGGTGCACGGGCAGCGCGGGGCCGTCGTCGGCGCGGTGGCGGTGATGGGCGTCGTGGTGGGCACCGAGGCCCCGATGTTCCTCGGCGCCATGATCATCGGCCCGCTCACCGCCTTGATCCTGAAATATGTGGACAAGTTCACCGAGGCGCGGACCAAGGCCGGTTTCGAGATGCTGGTGGACAACTTCTCCGCCGGCATCGTGGGCGGCGCGATGGCGATCGTCGGATTCCTCGGCATCGGGCCCATCGTGCAGGCGGTCACCACGGCCGCGGGCAACGCCGTCGAGTGGCTGATCACCAACAACCTGCTGCCCGTGGCGTCCGTGCTCATCGAGCCGGCCAAGGTGCTGTTCCTCAACAACGCCATCAACCACGGCGTGCTCAGCCCGCTCGGCGTCGCCCAGGCGGCCGAGCAGGGCAAGTCGATCCTGTTCATGCTGGAGTCGAACCCGGGCCCCGGTCTCGGGCTGCTGCTGGCGTACATGCTGTTCGGGCCGCGCGAGCTGCGGCCGAGCACACCCCCCGCGATGATCATCCACTTCTTCGGCGGCATCCACGAGATCTACTTCCCGTACGTGCTCATGAAGCCGCGCCTCATCGCCGCCGTCATCGCGGGCGGCGCGGCCGGGGTGTTCACGTTCATGATCACCGGGGCGGGCCTGGTCGCCACCCCGTCGCCCGGCAGCATCTTCGCCTACATCGCGGTCACCCCGAAGGGCGGCTGGCTGGGCTCCAGCCTCGGCATCCTCGTGGCCACAGCCGTGTCCTTCGCCGTCGCCGCCGTCCTGCTCGGCTTCGGCAGGGGCGAGAAGGCCGCCGATGAGGAAGTTTCCAGCACCGAACCCGCCACCAAGGAGGCGTAAGCCATGGACGCCAAGGACATCCGCAAGATCATCGTCGCCTGCGACGCCGGGATGGGCAGCAGCGTGATGCTCGCCTCCCAGCTGCGCAAGCAGCTCAAGGACAGCGGCGTCACCGTGGAGCACACCCCGGTCAACTCCATCCCGGACGACGCCGACGTGGTGCTCTGCCACGCCGGGCTGGCCGCCCGCGCCAGGGCCTCCGCTCCGGGGAAGGTGCTGGTGCCGTTCCAGATCTTCCTCGGGGACCCGGCGGTGACCAGGCTGGTGAACACCATCAAGAACGGCGGCACCGTCGATGCGTGACGACCTGCTCGACCCGCGGGCGGTGCGGCTGCACGAGAGCGCTCCCGACCGCGACGCGGCCATCCGCCTCTGCGGCCGGGTGCTGGTCGAGGTGGGGGCGGTCACCGAGCCGTACGTCGAGGCGATGCTCGAACGGGAGCGGTCGATCTCCACCTACGTCGGCGAGGGCGTCGCCATCCCGCACGGGACCGCCGCCTCCAAGGAGGACATCGAGCGGGACGCCATCTGCGTCGTACGCAACTGCTCGACCTGCGGCACGGACGCCAAGATCTACAAGTTCGGGCACCACCACATCAGGCCCCCGCGGGTGATGGGCCACGAGATCGCCGGCGAGGTCGTGGACACGGGCGCACGGGTACAGGTGATCGCCGCGATCCCGTGCGGGACGTGCGGCGAGTGCCTGCGCGGCCGGCAGACGGTCTGCCCGAACCAGGAGTCGATGGGCTACCACTACGACGGCGGCTTCGCCGAGTACATGATCGTCCCGGCGAAGGTGCTGGCCGTTGACGGCGTCAACGCCATCCCTTCCGGCGTCGGGTACGCCGAGGCGTCCGTCGCCGAGCCCCTGGCCTGCGTGCTGAACGGGCAGGAGCTGGCGGGCGTCGGCGCGGGCGACGACGTGGTGGTGATGGGCGCGGGCCCGATCGGCTGCCTGCACGTACGCCTCGCGCGGGCGCGCGGCGCCGCCCGGGTGTTCCTCGTGGACGTCAACGCGCAGCGCCTGGCGATGGCCGCCGAGCTGGTACGCCCGGACGCCGCCATCGACGCCGACCCCGTCGAGCAGGTGCTGAAGCTGACCGGCGGGCGAGGCGCCGACGTGGTGATCACGGCGGCGGCGTCGGGGGCGGCGCAGGAGCAGGCGGTGCGGATGGCGGCCCGGCAGGGCCGGGTCAGCTTCTTCGGCGGCCTGCCCAAGGACGACCCGATCATCGCGCTGGACTCCAACCTGGTGCACTATCGGGAGCTGACGGTCATCGGCGCGAACGGCTCCAGCCCCGCCCACAACGCCTCGGCGCTGCGGCTGGTGGCGGAGGGGGCCGTCGTGGTGTCCGACCTGATCACTCACCGGCTGCCACTGTCCCAGGTCCTCGACGGGATCGACCTCGTCAGCAGGGGCGCGGCCATCAAGGTCACGATCGAGCCCTGAGGAGGTTTTTCAATGATGGACAGAACAGCGATCGTGGCCTCGAGCAGCGGGCTGCACGCCCGGCCGGCAAAGATCTTCGTGCAGGCGGCGGCGCGACAGGACGTGGCGGTGCGGATCCGGGTGGGCCAGGGCAAGGCGGTCCCCGCCAACAGCATGCTTGGTGTGCTGTCGCTTGGCGCGACCCACGGCACTGAGGTGACCCTGGAGGCCGAAGGCCCAGGTGCGCAAGAGGCGCTCGACGCGCTGATCGACCTGCTCTCCCGCGACCTGGACGCCGACGAGGTGCCCAGTGGCTGACAGCCTGCCGGGCATGTCCGGGCTGGGCGTGAGCCCTGGCCGTACGGCGGGACCGGTGGTGCGGATGGCCGGGCCGCCCGTGCTGCCCCCTCCCCGGCCGGCGCCCGACACCGACATGGAGGTCGCCGCGGTGTCGAACGCGCTCGACGCAGTGGTGGCCGAGTTGAGGCGGCGGGCTCACGACGCCCGTGACGGCGACGCCGCCGAGATCCTCGACGCGCGGAGCCTGCCGATGCCCGGTGTACCCGCGCCCGGCTACCCGTATGTGCTGCTGGCCGAGGATCTCTCTCCGGCCGACACCGCGGGGCTGGGCGGGCAGGTGCTGGCACTGGTCACCGAGAAAGGCGGCCCGACCAGCCACACCGCGATCCTGGCGCGCGGCCGCGGGCTGCCCGCCGTGGTGGCCTGCCCGGGCGTCCTCGACCTTCCGGACGGCACCGTCGTCTCGGTGGACGGGACGACGGGTGAGATCGGCATCGGCCTCACGCCGGAGGCGGCCGAGCAGGTCCGGGCGCGTGCCCGGGAGGAACGGGCCCGGCTGGCGGCGAGCGCCGGCCCTGGCCAGACGGCAGGTCAACCGGCTCACCTCCGGCGGTTCACACGCCGCCCCGCCCAACATCGGTCTCGCCGCGACCGCGGATCTTTTCGAGCAGGCGATAGCTCTTGCCGGCAAAGCGGTGGAGCGGTGATGACCGAGACCGAGACCTTCCGCCTGCTGGCCTGGACCTGGGATGTGTCCGCCGCCAAAAGGTACGCGGCCAACCGCGCCCCGAACGGGCAGTTGCTGCCACGTAACTGGACGGCCCTGCTCGCCTTGATGGTGATCGATGAGGACCATGCCGAGACGGTGAACCTGGTTGAGCCATTGATCGGGGTCTGTCCAGTGATCGGTGTATCTCGATCTTGACTTGATCTATCGGGTGGTCGGGGTCAGGCGGCCTTCGAAGGTGATGGCGAAGGCGTTCAGAGCGGCCTTCCAGCGGGTGATCCAGCGTTTGCGGCCCTTGCCGGTCGGGTCCAGGCTCATGATCGCCATGTAGACGCACTTGAGCGCGGCCTGCTCGTTCGGGAAGTGGCCGCGGGCCTTGACCGCCCTCCTGATACGGGCGTTGACCGACTCGATGGCGTTGGTCGAGCAGATCACCCGGCGGATCTCGGTGTCGAAGTTGAGGAAGGGCACGAACTCGGCCCAGGCGTCCTCCCACAACTTCACGATCGCCGGATACTTACCGCCCCAGACCTCGGCGAACTCATAGAACCGCTCGAGCGCCGCCGCCTCGGTCGGCGCGGTGTAGACCGGCTTGAGCGCCTTGGCGATGGCGTCCCAGTGCTGGCGGGCGGCATACCGG from Nonomuraea polychroma encodes the following:
- a CDS encoding XRE family transcriptional regulator — protein: MARRLKGVADGPLPTVGDLTRMIRGWERGDHYPSERYRLLYARALNATEADLFDLDERPSVPVPALPLESVAPDLDLYERITRTLQDPRRVDQGTVDWLATCLAEHRKVEDTIGSRPLLGIVRQQLGIVVELAQSARGGIADTVVDLAAQYAQFVAWMSLDIDDQAAALAWYDRAHDWALEIGDVNMATTTLSMKAHQAWSAGNARRTVRLAEAARWHDGRVTPGVRGMATQMAARGHALAGEARPARTLLDEAEALIRRAAEHADDEPAWMYFYDETWFRLQRGMTELHLSNWPKAADLLTAGLASLPASYKRDRAWYGSCLAKAHAQAGDVETALQVSLPIVADAITLNRHAHKELIDVAALLTRHPSRQAAALLDALADASRTDN
- a CDS encoding DUF7674 family protein, which encodes MLTYEHIADRLVQEVPEFSSVLHGHITDYHEVLPHVLFGDLTGFVLHAHQQGDEELVRRCLTFLALAMKSADARVCELVAVSFVENVGPWDPATADFIASWPDALRDEASDQGWRNYDQDPG
- a CDS encoding tyrosine-type recombinase/integrase, with product MIFAACTAARIGEVSGVRVRDIDTGTWTWTVRRQTTPSPGGLVDKGTKGKRARKVPIIAEVRELVLRRLNAAGDDPDARPFTGPRGGRITTAVLRDATHWDEVVAKLGYEHLRRHDLRHTGLTWMADAGVPIHVLREIAGHGSLTTTQGYLHPDHDSLVAASTALSAHLTTG
- a CDS encoding DeoR/GlpR family DNA-binding transcription regulator, whose translation is MYAEERQQEILRRARTAGRVDVVTLAEELDVTTETIRRDLTALERAGVLRRVHGGAIPVELLGFEPALATRDEVMITEKERIAKAALAELPEDGSVIIDAGTTTARLVQILPADRELTVVVNSPPLATALASRANLHVIMLGGRVRGLTMATVDDWALQPLAHLHVDVAFMATNGCSVAKGLTTPDPAEAAIKRAMMKATERSVLLADHTKFNRTYLAGFASLAEIDVVITDTGLDVALAAELSAAGPEVVRA
- the pfkB gene encoding 1-phosphofructokinase, with product MILTLTLNPSLDRTIEIASLGRGAVIRAAAARLDPGGKGVNVSRALLANRIASRAVVPFGGDEGRHLVHLLFLEGLDMVTVPVTGATRSNVTLAEPDGTVTKINEPGTALLPAELDTVAVAVLAAAHSADWVVASGSLPPGVPADVYARLCRRFAGAGINVAVDTSGPALSYALAAGPALVKPNQDELAAATGMPLGCVGDVVEAAKKLRAAGARAVLASLGADGAVLVEQDSVWYGEATVTEPRSSVGAGDAMLAGFLAAGARGVPALLEALAWGAAAVSLTGSRMPGPAHIRREGVTIGPPDLARRLRAPTDPPPPPSHSDLV
- the mtlA gene encoding PTS mannitol transporter subunit IICB — its product is MADTYTPPVTGTGVKATIQRIGGHLAGMIMPNIGAFIAWGLITALFIPTGWLPNEDLAKMVGPIISTLLPVLIAYTGGRMVHGQRGAVVGAVAVMGVVVGTEAPMFLGAMIIGPLTALILKYVDKFTEARTKAGFEMLVDNFSAGIVGGAMAIVGFLGIGPIVQAVTTAAGNAVEWLITNNLLPVASVLIEPAKVLFLNNAINHGVLSPLGVAQAAEQGKSILFMLESNPGPGLGLLLAYMLFGPRELRPSTPPAMIIHFFGGIHEIYFPYVLMKPRLIAAVIAGGAAGVFTFMITGAGLVATPSPGSIFAYIAVTPKGGWLGSSLGILVATAVSFAVAAVLLGFGRGEKAADEEVSSTEPATKEA
- a CDS encoding PTS lactose transporter subunit IIB, which codes for MDAKDIRKIIVACDAGMGSSVMLASQLRKQLKDSGVTVEHTPVNSIPDDADVVLCHAGLAARARASAPGKVLVPFQIFLGDPAVTRLVNTIKNGGTVDA
- a CDS encoding zinc-binding dehydrogenase translates to MRDDLLDPRAVRLHESAPDRDAAIRLCGRVLVEVGAVTEPYVEAMLERERSISTYVGEGVAIPHGTAASKEDIERDAICVVRNCSTCGTDAKIYKFGHHHIRPPRVMGHEIAGEVVDTGARVQVIAAIPCGTCGECLRGRQTVCPNQESMGYHYDGGFAEYMIVPAKVLAVDGVNAIPSGVGYAEASVAEPLACVLNGQELAGVGAGDDVVVMGAGPIGCLHVRLARARGAARVFLVDVNAQRLAMAAELVRPDAAIDADPVEQVLKLTGGRGADVVITAAASGAAQEQAVRMAARQGRVSFFGGLPKDDPIIALDSNLVHYRELTVIGANGSSPAHNASALRLVAEGAVVVSDLITHRLPLSQVLDGIDLVSRGAAIKVTIEP
- a CDS encoding HPr family phosphocarrier protein produces the protein MMDRTAIVASSSGLHARPAKIFVQAAARQDVAVRIRVGQGKAVPANSMLGVLSLGATHGTEVTLEAEGPGAQEALDALIDLLSRDLDADEVPSG
- a CDS encoding PEP-utilizing enzyme — protein: MADSLPGMSGLGVSPGRTAGPVVRMAGPPVLPPPRPAPDTDMEVAAVSNALDAVVAELRRRAHDARDGDAAEILDARSLPMPGVPAPGYPYVLLAEDLSPADTAGLGGQVLALVTEKGGPTSHTAILARGRGLPAVVACPGVLDLPDGTVVSVDGTTGEIGIGLTPEAAEQVRARAREERARLAASAGPGQTAGQPAHLRRFTRRPAQHRSRRDRGSFRAGDSSCRQSGGAVMTETETFRLLAWTWDVSAAKRYAANRAPNGQLLPRNWTALLALMVIDEDHAETVNLVEPLIGVCPVIGVSRS